The Candidatus Koribacter versatilis Ellin345 genome has a segment encoding these proteins:
- a CDS encoding O-methyltransferase: MDDLRYITEPKVLKHLLEQTRELNFSMASEPLVGSLLRSLAASKPGGRLLELGTGTGISAAWILDGMSDDATLVSVDNDAAVQDVARRALGNDRRLTVVTQDGTAFLKKQTAASFDFVFADAMPGKYEGTELALSLVKPGGIFVIDDMLPQPNWPEGHAAKVPVLIDLVAKDKRFETTPISWASGVVVAVRKLE, from the coding sequence ATGGACGATCTGCGATACATCACCGAGCCCAAGGTTCTCAAGCACCTGCTGGAACAAACTCGGGAACTGAACTTTTCCATGGCGTCGGAGCCCCTGGTGGGATCGCTTTTGCGTTCTCTCGCCGCCTCGAAGCCGGGTGGCCGCTTGCTGGAACTCGGTACTGGGACTGGCATCTCCGCCGCATGGATACTCGATGGCATGAGCGACGATGCCACGCTGGTGAGCGTGGACAACGATGCCGCCGTGCAGGATGTCGCGCGCAGAGCGCTCGGCAACGACCGACGCTTGACCGTCGTGACCCAAGACGGGACCGCATTTCTGAAAAAACAAACCGCTGCCAGCTTCGATTTCGTCTTCGCCGACGCCATGCCGGGAAAATACGAAGGCACCGAGTTGGCCCTGTCTTTGGTGAAGCCGGGCGGCATCTTCGTAATCGACGACATGCTACCGCAGCCCAACTGGCCCGAGGGCCACGCTGCCAAGGTTCCCGTGCTCATCGATCTGGTGGCGAAGGACAAACGATTCGAAACCACTCCCATAAGTTGGGCTAGCGGCGTGGTTGTGGCTGTGCGGAAATTGGAGTGA